GAATTCAAAGAGTATCTATGGGACAAAATAAATAAAATCCTTGATGGTATAATGCTACAACTTCAAGAAAAAGAAAAAACACTAACAACACCTTGCAATGATGATACAAAACTCGTATGTATATCAAATGAAATATATTGTCTAGGAGGATATGTAGATAAAAGAACATATCGTGATTTCTACAATATATCTGCAAAATTCGATAGGTACGATGTAAGAATATGTACTGAATATGAAGCAGATTATTTTGACAAAAAAATGCTTGATATGGATAAAGAAAAAATGTATGAATTAAACAAAGAAATATCTGCAGAAAATTGGAAAATAATAAAACATTACTTCACATACTATTATCCTTCGGGGAAATGGGTTGTACTTGAATGTGATGTTAACAGAGTGTCAGAAGTGTTAGGAATTGAAATCCATGAAAAACAAGAAAACTGAGAAAATAAAATGATAGATATAAGAATATTCAACCATAATCATACTGAAGTAGTTGCATATGTACCTGCAACAGATAACCTCACATGTCATAATGAAGCTCCCTGTAATAATGAAGGGGGAAACATGGGACTTGTAAGAATAAAATATGGTGAACAAAAAGGAAACCTAGCAATAATCTATTGGAATGAACTATGGGAAAGTAGTGCATTCGGAGAATTAATAACTGACAAAGATGCGTTTGACCTTTGTTTCGACAAAAATAAAACACACCTGATAGAAGAATTAGGAATTAATCCTAATCGAGAGTATGAGGAACATGAAGTAGAGTGCTTATTTTAACTCTACTCTTTTTAGGTCATTCTTTTTGACCTAAAATTTAATATACTAGTAAAAATAAAAATAATAAATAAGAAAAAACAAAAGAGAGTGAAAAACAATGAATATCAAAACAATGAAAAAAATAAATGATGGAAGAAGCTACTTTCAGCAACAAGATGTAAAAAAAAGTGGAAAAAATAAATACCAACATTTCAACTATTTTGAACTACAGGATATAATACCCGTCAAAAATGAAATCTGTACAAAATTCAAAATAGCAGACTACTTCATATTTGACATAGAAAAACAAAATGCAAGACTTGAAATATATGACCTTGAACAAGATGACCATCAAGACCCTGTCACATTTCAAATACTTATCCCTGAACCACAAGAAATGAATTCAACAAAAAGAATGCAAGAAATAGGAGCACTTCAAACATATAGTCACCGATATCTACTCCTACAATTCCTAGATGTAACAGAATGTGATAGAATCGATGCAACAAACACTTCAAAAATCACTGGTGAAAACAAAACAAATAAGAAAGTTCAGAAATCAAAAACTAAAAAAGTTGAAAAAACAACATCTTCATCCGATGAACAAAACCAGGCACTTATCGGACTTGACAAAAAAACAGAAGATAAAGCAGAAACCGTACTAAACACAATCAAAGACACATTACCCGAAACATCAAAAATGTACGGAAAAATGTATTTAAGCATACTTGACCATCCAAATTTCCAGAAAGAATACAACTATAGTGATAGTTCTATCAAAGATGCAAGAAAAATAGTAGTAGAAGGTATAGAAAAAGGAATTTACAAGTAGATTCCTTTTATTTCTATGATTATTATTCCGGGATTAGATTAAACAAATATTTATATAATTATGGCTCATACTTTTACTGTCAAGGTATGAAAAAGGGTGGGAGCGAATAATAGGAAATCATAAGAAAAACCTAATGTTAAAGTTAAATCATACAATAAAAAGGGGAAGCTACCTGGGAATAAGCTAGATGCTGTATTAGAAAAAATATTACCAAATTAATCGTCATATAGGCATAAACGTTAAGATTTTTACTTTATTATTTTAAGTGTTGAAAAAAAATTAAATTAAAATTCCAGTTTTTTAAAGTTCTAAATTTTTATCAGGGAAAAAAATGAAAAAATAACTAGCTTAAAATTTAACTTCCCCTTCCTATTTTGTATTTATATAAAAAATAAAATCACTTATTTTTTTCATGATGGTAATGATTCAAAAAAAATACTCTCAAAAAAAATGTCGATGGTGTAATAATACATTCATACCAAAAGCACCACATCAACTATACTGTGATACTGAATGTAGTAGAAACGCAAAACGCAAGTATGGAAATGACAGAGTAAGAAAATATCGAAGAAAATATAAACATATCCTCACCCAAGAAATAGGAACAGGAAATTTGTATGGACATAGACACCCAAACCTAGAAGTAGAATACAAAAAAATTGTAGCAGAATTCAGACGACTTCACCTCCAGCATAAATAATATATTTTACTTTTTTTTTTAAAAGCGTTACACTTATAGTAAGGAGAGGTAATTTTTTTTTTACATAATCTTTTTGTCTTATGGTTGAATTACTATGAAAAAAAATAGAAATAAAAATAAAATAAAAAAATTGCTAAGGGAATATCTGCC
The window above is part of the Methanosphaera cuniculi genome. Proteins encoded here:
- a CDS encoding ERF family protein; this encodes MNIKTMKKINDGRSYFQQQDVKKSGKNKYQHFNYFELQDIIPVKNEICTKFKIADYFIFDIEKQNARLEIYDLEQDDHQDPVTFQILIPEPQEMNSTKRMQEIGALQTYSHRYLLLQFLDVTECDRIDATNTSKITGENKTNKKVQKSKTKKVEKTTSSSDEQNQALIGLDKKTEDKAETVLNTIKDTLPETSKMYGKMYLSILDHPNFQKEYNYSDSSIKDARKIVVEGIEKGIYK